Below is a window of Ignavibacteriales bacterium DNA.
CTCAAATTCAACTTTACCGGAATTAGTAATAGCGGTATCTGTAATACCAAATTTGGTATACACATCTTTTGTAACCGGGATCATATAATTTTGTGTTTCCCATCTTACTGTTCCAATTTTATCTATCTCTTCATCGGTAAGATCCATATCGACTTTTTTGGCGCCATGAGGCTCTTCATCCTTTAATTGTCTTATATACCAATTAGTATTTATAAGACTAAGGCATGCAACGCGAACGTCTTGGCGAACACCCTCAACTTCCTGAAGATACCAAAGAGGGAAAGTATCGTTATCGCCATTTGTAAAGAGAACTGCATCAGTTGCGCAACTTTGAAGAAAATTGTAAGCTACGTCCCAAGGCAACCAGTCTTTGGACCGATCCTGTTCATGATAATTGGAGATAAAGAGTCGAGCCGGAATTAAAACAAATGCCAAAGGCAAAACTAAAACCGGAATAAATTTAGATAAAGATTTAGAGTTGTACTTATTCTTCAAAAAATCAATGATGTTATATAGTCCGACCGAGATCCACATGCTGAAGAGAAAACACATTGTTCCGTAGAATTTTATTCTTTCTCGCGGTTGCGGCTCCTGCTGATTTTGGTAATAGGCAGTTACGTAAGTAATCATTATAAATAGAACTAGAAAGACAGAAGCCATTTTCCAATCTTTTCTAAAATGAAAAAAGATACCAATCAAACCGATCAAGAATGGAATACCAAAATACGATTTAGAGACGTCGCCATCGAAACGCAGACCGAACAAACTGCCAAAGATATTTGCTATTCCATTAAAGGGCGCAACATTCGGCCCCGAATCCTGATCCCATGATTGTCTGCCCGCAAAATTCCAAAGAATATATCTTGACATCATATGATTCATTTGATAATTCCACAAGAAGTCCAGATCGCTTGAATATTTTGTAAAGATTTCCTGCTGATGGGGCTCAATCGAATAACGACGCTGAAATGTAGGCCAGTCTCCGTACTGCTCTCTGTTAAGATAGGTCACTAATTCATTGAAATTATTAGGAGAGTTTTCATTTATTGGAGGATTCTGGTTTGACCTGATTATTATTACACCATAGGATGTGAATCCAAGAATTACAAAAAAGAATGATTTTAAAATAAGGTTAAGTGTTGTTTTACCTTTCTTTCCTGTATAAAAAATTAGATAGAATAGAGTGGAGAGAAGAACAAGAATTACTATCGTTGCAAGAAAATTATTAGCGCCCACAATTTTGGCAATTAAATTAGGGAGGTAACGTACGATCCCGGGATATATTAATACCAGAGTTATTCCGCCTGTAATAAGAATAAGGTAGATTGAATTTCTGTTAAATAATTTTTTCCGAAACGCACCAATAAAAATTGCCGAAGCAGCAAAGATTATCCAGGCAAACTTTTTATCGAAACTTTGATACTCTTCAGGCGTAGGAGGCTGTAACAGAGTCTGACTTGACCATAAAATTACCCCTATAAGTAAAATTAAAGCAACGTGCGCTAGGAAATAATAAACTGTACGCTTTAACTCCTTTTCGTCATAGACATATTTTCTGAACATTATAAGCATGACGATTGAAATTGTGGTCAGAGCACCCATTAATCTCAAACTGGTAGAAAGACCAACGAGGTAAGCTAAAAGCAAAATAAATTTTTCATTATCCACTTTATCGGCTCTTTCATTCCAGATAAGAAGAAGGAGAACGATCGAAGCAAATACAAATGTGTTGGTTGCATAGACCTCTGTTTCTACAGCGTTCCACCATGTGATCATTGTAAAGGCAAATGTTAATGATCCTATAGCAGCAGTAAAATAAACAACCAAAACCTCGGATAAATTTGAGTAAGTATTTCCTCTAAAGTTTTCTATGATTTTTATTATTACGAGATAGAGCAAAAGAACTGCAGCTGCGCTAGTAAAAACAGAGATCAAATTCATCCTAAAAGCAATGTTTGTGGCGATTGGCAGCATAGAAACAAATCTAGCCAGCAATAGGAATAATGGTGCTCCTGGCGGATGAGGTATTTCCATTCCGGATGCTGTTGCAAGATATTCTCCGCAATCCCAAAATGAAACCGAAGGCTGTGCCGTTAAATAGTAAGTTATTCCGGCTAGGAGAAAAACTAATAGAGCTAAACTTCTTTTAATAATTTTGTAATTCATTTTGATCTTCATTTTTTTTAAAGTTTGGCCAAATTCTGAAATCTAATCTAAAAGAATTCCAGATGGATTAAAAATCTTCTAATCAATTATTCTGTGTTTTAAATTCATCATATCTCTGTACGTAACAACACCAAGAATTTTATCAGTCTTATCAACAATGGGAATTGCACGGAAGCCGTATCTTGAAAATATAATTGTTGCTTCTTTCATATCGCAATCATTCTCAAGCTTGATTACGTTTTCGACCATGATATCAAGAAGAATTAAATGATCAGGGGAACATAATAGAAACGGTAAATCAATTACACCTAGAATAAGCTTATCCGGACTGACAACATAAATGTAACGTTTGAAATCTTTATCCTCAGCTGTTTTTCTATATTCTTTAATAGCATCTGCTACAGTCATAGTTGGCGGAAATTGGATAAATTCAGTTGTAGTAAGATTAAGAATACTTTCTTCCTGCTTGTTAAGACTTGCCGTAATTTTCTCAACATCTTCTTTATCTAGGTGCAAAAGTATTTCATCTCTTTCATTAACCGGAAGTACGGCTAAAAGATCAGCAGCTTGTGCTGGTGTCATCTCATTAATCAGTTCAATAACTTTTTCTCGCCTTAGGGAAATTACCAAATCTCTTTGAACGTTTGGATCGATTTCTTCTAAGATGTCCGAAGCTTGTTCAGAATCAAGACCTTCAAAAATAGTTATTCTCTGTTCGGGTTCTAATTCTTCAATAATATCGGCTAGATCAACCGGATGCATCTCCGATAACTTCTCTTTGAGTATATTTAATTTAACGTTTCCTTTAAAACTGCTAAGTTGTGTTGGAAGTGTTTGGATATAAGTCCATGAAACAATTTCTTCACTTATATCTTCTGCATTTTTATAAATGAAATTGGCAAGTTTTTTCAAGCCAATTCTTCTAAGCAAACCATATTTACTCAAATCAACATCGCTCACATATAACTTATTATTGCGTAAGATCAGCTTAATATCATAAACCACTTCCACTTCTCGGTCCTCGATATCAATTACTTTTTTATCCAATACATAATCCTTAAGCAGAAGGTGATCTTTGCTCGGATCAAATAAAAAATTATCAATCTCAGTTGCATCGAAGCTTACTTCAATTTCAGTAGTAGAAAATCTTTTTACATTTGCCCATGAAAGTAATAATGAAGTTTTGCCTGCCGGTCTTTTAATCTTGATCGAAGTTACTTCAGGGATCTTTCCCGTTTCAACAATTACTAAATCCTCAAGCTTGCCGATCTTACTGCCGTTTAATATGACCTTGATACCTGAGATCTCGCTAAGGAAGAATTCATTTCCATTATGATTCTTTTCAGAAATATTTTGTCCATTCATAAATCACCTTCCTTATAGCAATGTAATAAATTTGTAGAATAGAATTGCAATCAATAGAAATAAGTACACTCTCAGCATTAACAAAGAGATTCTTACCAAAGGAGTTGTTTTTGTATGAGGCACACGATACTTTTTATTTATCTCTCTAACTTCACGAAATGTGTTTTCGAAAAATTTATTAAAGCGCGATGATATTAACTCAAAAATCTGAAATCTCATTTCTCATTTCTCCTTCTATTACATAAATGCATTGGGGAACAGAGCGCTAATTGCATATAGAGTTGACAGTATGATAATCAGTGCAACAATTGTTATGTTAATAATATTTTGTGAGCGAGTATTTTTATACTTACCCATAACTTCTCCGTCATTAAGCAAAAGGATTAGAAATACGAGCGCTGCGGGAAGAAGCGTAACCGCTATCACTTGAACAAAAAGAGTAATCAGTATTAGAGGCGCACCCGGAATTAAAGTAACAGCACCGGCGGTAAGTAATGCAAACATATAAACAGCATAAAACCAAGGAGCTTCTTTTATTTTATTATTAAGTGAATGTGCCCAACCAAAAACTTCTCCGAATGCCCATGAGCTAGCAAGTGAAATACAGATAGCGCCAAGAAATCCAGCGTCGAAAAGTCCAATTGCTAATAGTGTTCCGACATTTTTGTCAATATGCATTAAAGCTATTGCAGCTTGTGCCGCACTTTCAATTTCAACTCTTCCAAAAAGAAGAGTTCCAGTTACAATTACACAGAAAATTGCAACAGTTACAGTGAAGAACGAACCAATCAAAGTATCAACCTTTCCCCATGGAATATCTTTTTCAAGAATACCCTTATCAACTACAGCGCTTTGTTGGAAGAAGATCATCCAAGGCGCAATGGTTGTTCCAATATTTGCCATTAAAAAAAAGAATACTTCATTTGTAAAACCACCTTTAGGTAAGCTGGGAATAAAAGTACCGGCAAGAACTTGATTTACAAAAGGATGAACCATGAATGCTGCGGGTATGTATACTAAGTTGACTGCGCAAAATAAAAATGCAATCTTTTCCCAAGTCCAATAACTTCCTTGAAGAATCATTATAAGCATAACAAAAGAAACAACAAGGATCGTGATAACCGATGGTATCCCAAATATAGATAATGCTGCGGTCATGCCTATGAATTCTGTAACTAGAGTTAACCAATCTGTTAGAAGTAAGTCAATCAGTGAAAACCATCCCCAGAATGAACCGAACGCATAAAAGATTGCCTCAGCATGACCTCTTTTAGTAACTGCGCCTAACCTAACAGTCATTTCTTGAACGAAATAAGCGACAGGCAACAGCAGTAACAAAAACCAAAGAAGACTATATCCAAACTTTGAACCAGTAACTGCGTAAGTAGTAATTCCCCCTGCGTCGTTATCGGCTAGCATTACAATAAGGCCCGGACCAGCAATCATAAAATACAATTTGATTACCTTGGCAAATTTCCGGTATTGATAAAAAAGTTTTGCCCAAATGTTCATAATAGTTCCTTTAATTCATTTAGTTACCAAAAAGTTTCTGTAACTAAGAACCTATTAATCAGTAATTTCTAACTTCCTGGGAAGTTGATTATAAATAATTTTAGGGTTAAAGATTATTTACTACTTGGACAATTCTTGAAAGTGGTACAGTCTGAGAGATTGATGAAGGATTATTAGAGGTCTATCAAACATGGAGACTGTATTTCTTCCAATATGAAAGATGTATTTGTGATTTCGGATGAACCACTCACATCTCCAACTGAATCTTCCACAGATTCTCCTATATTTGTTTTTAAATCTACCTTTGCAAAGTTAAGAAATATTTTTTTCTTTTCAATAGTAGAGTTCTTCATTTTATGATTTTTATCAAAAGAATATCTATTCTTTTTAATAATATGTAACAAAAAATTGTTCCCACGAAACGGGATGTTGTCCATATCAAAAACTTCATCCGTTTATAAAAATGAACAGATATTGAGAAATCTACATGAAAATTTATTACTGATCAAAGCCTATATAATAGATAGAAAAATTTTTTTATTGGGCGCAATTTGATCACAACAACCTCAAGAGCTGCTAAAATAAATTGAAAGTAGAGGAGAATCTCTATCTCCTCCGGATTTTTAAAAGTCCTAAAATTGTTAAGCTTTTTTTATTAACTATATATAAGAAAATTGTTATCTTAATATTTAGATAGATGAATATTCACCAAGCTCAGCATTTCTAAACTGGTTGCTCAAGTTATTTCTACATAAATAAAATTAATAATTATTCAATGTCTAAAACACTTCATAGGATATTTATACTTATTCTCATTTTAATAGGGACTGCCACTTTTTTTTATTTTGGTATTTATGGGTATAGTTACTACTCAACCTCAAACGAAGAAAGATTTTTTAACGAATTGCACAAATTTCTAAAACCAAGCGGATTAATCGGTCATGGATTAGGAATAATTGGATCTTTAATGATGATTATAGGTGTAAGTACATACATGATTAGGAAAAGAGTTAGAAAATTTGTCCGGTTAGGTTTTCTAAAATATTGGTTAGAAATACACATTTTTTTATGTAGTGTTGGTCCAATTTTAGTCTTATATCATACAACATTTAAGTTTGGAGGAATTGTTGCCGTAAGTTTTTGGAGTATGATTGCTGTTGTTATCAGTGGTGTAATTGGAAGATTCATCTATATACAAATACCGAGAACAATTCAAGGACAAGAATATTCTTTAGATGAGTTAAAATCATTAGACCAAGATTATACACATAGACTTAAAGCAGAATTCGGCTTAGATGATATCTTGATAACAAAACTGGAATATTTTAATAAGATTCAGATTCATAAAAGAACAAATTTTTTCTCAATCGGTTGGTTGATATTAAAAGATTATTTTATGAACAAAAAATTGATCAGTGAGTTCAAGAAAGA
It encodes the following:
- a CDS encoding DUF2723 domain-containing protein, whose amino-acid sequence is MNYKIIKRSLALLVFLLAGITYYLTAQPSVSFWDCGEYLATASGMEIPHPPGAPLFLLLARFVSMLPIATNIAFRMNLISVFTSAAAVLLLYLVIIKIIENFRGNTYSNLSEVLVVYFTAAIGSLTFAFTMITWWNAVETEVYATNTFVFASIVLLLLIWNERADKVDNEKFILLLAYLVGLSTSLRLMGALTTISIVMLIMFRKYVYDEKELKRTVYYFLAHVALILLIGVILWSSQTLLQPPTPEEYQSFDKKFAWIIFAASAIFIGAFRKKLFNRNSIYLILITGGITLVLIYPGIVRYLPNLIAKIVGANNFLATIVILVLLSTLFYLIFYTGKKGKTTLNLILKSFFFVILGFTSYGVIIIRSNQNPPINENSPNNFNELVTYLNREQYGDWPTFQRRYSIEPHQQEIFTKYSSDLDFLWNYQMNHMMSRYILWNFAGRQSWDQDSGPNVAPFNGIANIFGSLFGLRFDGDVSKSYFGIPFLIGLIGIFFHFRKDWKMASVFLVLFIMITYVTAYYQNQQEPQPRERIKFYGTMCFLFSMWISVGLYNIIDFLKNKYNSKSLSKFIPVLVLPLAFVLIPARLFISNYHEQDRSKDWLPWDVAYNFLQSCATDAVLFTNGDNDTFPLWYLQEVEGVRQDVRVACLSLINTNWYIRQLKDEEPHGAKKVDMDLTDEEIDKIGTVRWETQNYMIPVTKDVYTKFGITDTAITNSGKVEFEMKPTLNYGEAHAVRPQDLAVQSIVMANNWKRPIYFASTCSEDSKIGLDQYLRLEGMAYRLVPFKNKSRSEFLDEALLSKNLLHENPSTSKTYQSGFLFRGLNDKNIYFDDNHRGMIQNYRMIFLRLAMNYVYNNQKEKASAVIDTLKKKIPFDIDNTDFRILFDVTNLYFLVGNLDEYKKMASKIEPKMLKMIDSNPTDVNSYYNPYSILLQIYENLREYDKAINILKKLEYFFPNDPSIKQMEIKYDSLKTVK
- a CDS encoding CBS domain-containing protein — protein: MNGQNISEKNHNGNEFFLSEISGIKVILNGSKIGKLEDLVIVETGKIPEVTSIKIKRPAGKTSLLLSWANVKRFSTTEIEVSFDATEIDNFLFDPSKDHLLLKDYVLDKKVIDIEDREVEVVYDIKLILRNNKLYVSDVDLSKYGLLRRIGLKKLANFIYKNAEDISEEIVSWTYIQTLPTQLSSFKGNVKLNILKEKLSEMHPVDLADIIEELEPEQRITIFEGLDSEQASDILEEIDPNVQRDLVISLRREKVIELINEMTPAQAADLLAVLPVNERDEILLHLDKEDVEKITASLNKQEESILNLTTTEFIQFPPTMTVADAIKEYRKTAEDKDFKRYIYVVSPDKLILGVIDLPFLLCSPDHLILLDIMVENVIKLENDCDMKEATIIFSRYGFRAIPIVDKTDKILGVVTYRDMMNLKHRIID
- a CDS encoding divalent metal cation transporter; translation: MNIWAKLFYQYRKFAKVIKLYFMIAGPGLIVMLADNDAGGITTYAVTGSKFGYSLLWFLLLLLPVAYFVQEMTVRLGAVTKRGHAEAIFYAFGSFWGWFSLIDLLLTDWLTLVTEFIGMTAALSIFGIPSVITILVVSFVMLIMILQGSYWTWEKIAFLFCAVNLVYIPAAFMVHPFVNQVLAGTFIPSLPKGGFTNEVFFFLMANIGTTIAPWMIFFQQSAVVDKGILEKDIPWGKVDTLIGSFFTVTVAIFCVIVTGTLLFGRVEIESAAQAAIALMHIDKNVGTLLAIGLFDAGFLGAICISLASSWAFGEVFGWAHSLNNKIKEAPWFYAVYMFALLTAGAVTLIPGAPLILITLFVQVIAVTLLPAALVFLILLLNDGEVMGKYKNTRSQNIINITIVALIIILSTLYAISALFPNAFM